aaacaacaaataaacaaaattaaaaaggaaaaccaGAATGTGCAAATCTGAACAACACACATAAGAACATCagaggaaaaagagaaaaataagaatGTGCCGTAACCCACAATGTATTATATGTAGTGCAATTACCCAACAGCTCCTGATAAGACTCATTTTTGGTTCTTCAGAAATGTTTATCAAGCACTGCAACCAATAACCCACTGAGAGGATGTTCGTTTCTTTAATCTCCATGTTtgcttttcaaaattttaatttgttgcCTTAATTTTCAGCAACAGGGTTTACTACAAGACTAAGATCAAGCACCAGTGCACCACcaatttcaaaaattaaatcCGGTATGAAACATGAAAACGGGTACATAGTCTTCGACTTCTTTGGTGGTTTAGTCTTTGACTTCTTTGGTGGTTTAAGTCGTTTACTGTGCATTCCATATTACTCCATTTAGTTTATAAACTTGTCCTGCAAAGCATTCAGATTCACTTTCATGCACTCACGACTTAATTCTGTTTCTTTATACGTTTTCATATTTCTCATTATTTCATCATAGATGGATTCGTTAgattttgcttggcattattctttctttctataTAGCACCAAAAAGGTTCTactcaaaacacatcaaaagTCATTATCAAGATACGCGCAGTGCGCGTGGAAAAAGATAATAAAGAAAGCCTTTCGCGCACGTGGACAATGACAATAAAGGAAGCCTTTTGCACGGGCAGGAGCACGTACTGGAGGCTATTAGTAAAAAATGTCAGAATCCAATCATAAATGCATGTGGAATGTGGATATGCATACATAACAGGTAGGACcagttaaaaaatgaaattttcctTCGTAGGAATTCTCCATTCCTTATGAATAAGGACTTCTATACCTACATTGCATATGTTGTAATTCCAGCAACTGATTTTAGAGCATTTAAACATTCGATTGTGTGGAGGAAAGATATGATTATCTGTTCAACAGTATTGACATCCAAAGACAATCTTACGGAAAATGGAAAAGAACTATATTTTATGCTTTTAACTAATACAGAGCTCTCATTATGGTAAACTAACACCAATAACGGTTATTCAACCCAAGCTGGACTTTGGTCCTACCATGCAGACACCATTAGCAGATTCCAATTAGATTCAAAAAAGGCACAAAAGTTTTATTTGAGATGTACTCTAAATCTTCGATCCCAAACCCTTCAAATGCAATGGGATCACCAAGGGATGCTTTCATTTTCCACCTGTGCTTTTTGTTAAACAGCAATACAGTTGTGAAAAGATGCATGATTTCCGAAGCTATGCCCATTTCATTTAAATATTTCTATTAAGTATCTAAAGCGTGGGGAACGCGCATGGAAAGAGCCCGCCAAATCCAACTACAAACCGACAACATTGTCAACACAAAGGCATTATTGACAGACATATCAGCAAGACAAAGCCATCCGATCCGTATGAATTATACCACGAAAAGCTTTATCAAACAGAGTTTAACAATATTTTTCAAGAATACGAAGATCGATCAACTGAATTCCGAATGTTCAAAACTTTTAATGTTCCAAGAAAAAAACTGTGGTAACATCACGAAAAACCCAAAACAGGAATCAAAAGCACacgccaaaaataaataaaaaataaaaacctgaaATCTAACAAACCCATCTAAGAATCACGACTCTTAGTTCAAATTTGGACACTTTCTActtacaaatacacaaaatttGAAATACCCTGCTTTCAAAAAATCCAACTTCAATTCAAAATTTAGAACACgcacaaaacaaaagaataaaaaaaccaacaaaTACCCATCAAGACTCCACCTCTAATTTCGAAATGCAGCAGATTCCCAAGCACAAACAGCAATCCAAATCAACAAAATCGTCAAGAGAGGAATAAAattgaagaacaagaagaacaagaagaaggagaagagaaggTACCTCAGACTGGACGAAGCGGAAGGTAGGGCCTCCGTTGCTGGGAGGCCTACCCAtggcagctctctctctctctctctgcgttCGGAACTCAAACGAGCAAGAGAGAACTTcaaatttgtgtgtttattttagaGACGGAGACAGGAGAGTTGGGTTTTCGAAAAATGCGTAATGTGAGTGTCAGGCCACAGACAATTCCCAACCATTTATCCTCGCAAATTCTGGGAAAAGAAACAAACGTTACCGAAATTTAGAGggagagagactgagagagagagaggttggcCTTTTGGATTGAGTTGTGTGATTTTGAAGCCCAAAAAATCAAACTTTGGGGCAAGGCCCTTTTAGCTTTTTTCCTAGTATTGGGGTTTTTGGGATATGACTTTTATGCTACGTAACACAACATTTATGTTTACAAATATTTTAGTTGTTAAATTTAactttcataatttttaaattttttattttaatatcagCCGTTCATTTTCTATATCACTTCCTCTTCGCTTAGAAGTGAGGGATATTagattcgaatctcgtggatggcgaattcacTATCAAATCAGACtgcccattgtgtggtttagctGAACTTTCACTCCCCCTAATGTAAAAGTAtcgatatactaaaaaaaaaaaaaaaaaaaaaactcaattctCAACACTTACCGTAAAAACTCAATTCTCAGAATTACTTTCTTCAAAATGCAGTAAAGaaagaaatggaagaaaaaCGAACTCTAACAAAACCGTACTATTAACAATTCCGGTAAGTGGTTCTGATGGATTGGGGAACCAAATCGGACCATactgaaaattttgatcatattatCGCAAcccaaataaaaaaccaaaccggACCAATTATATTCCCAACCCACATATTATATATGGCTAGGTTTTTTGGTAAATCTTATTATTTCAACTTTATTTGGGGCAAGGGTTACTTTCAAACTGAAAAATGTCATTTGCAAATCTTCCCCAAGCAGGTAAGTAGTGCTCGCAATCGATATCTACTTCCAGCAAGTATCTATCGCAGCATGTTTACATACGAGGAATGGATATGATTCTCATTTCCGTGAATACTGACAACAAAAGAGTATAAACAGAAATAAATACATCTCATATCTTCTCATACCTCTAAAGTCGAAGGTATGCGATTAACGGGGCGGGGGAGGGCGGGAGGTTGTTTATCCTTCGTATAATACACAGCCAGGATCTTTGTACATAGACAAGTAAATAATCAAAAAGCATAAAAACAGGTAAATTGAAGAGAACGGAGAGCAACACAATACCTCAGTTATTCCATTATCTTATAACATTCAGATTATGTTACAGTACATGTATTTATATATGCCCACTCAAGAAGAAAAAATACAGAATGATATCAATCTACATTTGCCTACGAGGTTCAAAACTACTACGTTCACAACCAACGCACAAATAAGGTTCGTCAGTACTTAATTGGAACAAGGGCACATACTTTCCAGCGCTCTCTTTCCTTTGCAATACGACTGAACTTTCCACCTAAGCACCATCATCATCAACAGTGTTGACCCTTTCGCATTCATCTATCCATTCGCTGTatctgtaataaaaaaaattatggtcaAGCAAAAACAGGTAAAGGTAAagagaaactaatttcaattaaCCTGCTAGCTGTAAAATAATATGAACAAATTCACATCAATTTCTACTTACATGTCTATTGGTTCGGTCAAAGCTGCATAAACAAACCAAAGAAAGATCAGTAATTACGAATACATATGGAAGTGGCGGTCACTATATgaaagaacaaaagaagttCTAAACAAAATAATCAGATAAAATCAGAGTATATTACTTTTTTCTACAACCTAAAGAAACTTTCTATCTAGTTTACCAATGTGAGGTTGATAGACAATCGAATTAAAATTTCTAATCGAATTATCCCCAAATCTCCTAATGCCGTCCTTTTCTGTCCATATACCATAACAATCCATACCTTGTGATCAAAACATTCACAAGTCTGTTCAGAAACATATTTCCATTTTGAATTATTTACCTATTCCTCCCTACATCTTGTATGCAGTATTAATTGCTACATCCAATATTTATATGATAATGAATCAATGATCTTTCCATCCTGTTATACTAACACTACGCATCAATAGTAAATTAAGACAAGAGTAAAGTATTTGACATACCTGTGACGGTTGTGCTGAAATTCTCTTGGCAAATGCAACAGATAGCCTCGCCAATCAAGTTTTTCATGTCACTGAAACCAAATAACTTACTTTATTTCAACTCAAGacaaaatgagagaaaaatacATGTGCAAGTACGCTACCCAATCAGATGCTAGTTCGTAAACGGAACACACAAATGGAAAAGGAAATGTAATACAGTGACCCATTATCCACAATGACATACATCAATTTCTCACACCATTTATGAGAGACCACAATTCTCTTACCATAAATGAAACCAGCAGAACTCAACGTCCTAAAAAGATATATATACCAAAACTGGGGAGAAAACAGATAAATGAAACTTACATGCGGCACTCAACACTGCTCCCATGGTTGCAGAAAGGGCAACAGAAAACTGTATCCAGCTTGTCCGTTCGCTTCCTAGCTGCAGGCTTAGCCTTGGCCTTTCTCTTGCCCATTTCTCAACAAATTTCTGTCCCATCATCATAATTACACCAGTTAGTTCGCATAAAAGATACTAACAAAAACATACAGCAACCTGATCACCTGAGCACTCCACATACATAGATGTTGAATCCCCACTATCATTTTAAGAAACATGATCCAATTAACAATTACACAAACTCCGTCTGTGCAAGGGTGCGCCGGGTACGCGTAGAGAGGGTTAAACTATTTCTGGTAAAATGTTTACCGGAATGATGCGAAATTTGCAATGCATGACAAGTACAAGGAGTAGGAGACTACGGAGTCTCCGAAGATATTAAGGCCCTAAAAATCTGTTGAGGGTTGTGATGATAAGTGGTCTTCAAACAAGACATAATCACCAAACAccattgaaaatttgaattgaaagaaaagtgcTTCTTGTTAATTTATATCAAGAACGAATTTTTACAGCAGAAAACATGCTACCCAAATCACAAATTTCGCACTGCacgaaataaaaatagaaaaattctaAAGGgggtgaagaaccctagaaaatTTACAGtgaaagaaacaaaattgaagTCAGAGAAACGATGAAGGAAGAAAAGACCCCAAATTTTGACAGCAGCTGAGAATTATGTGTGAATTGAATtaaagaaaccctaaaattaCGAACCCTAGAACGGATTTTGAGGAGGGAGAAAGAAGGATTGGTACCTGGGAGTGAGACGACGCACTGCTGAATCGTACGATTGCTCCACAAAACACGCTATATTTATTTC
This window of the Malus domestica chromosome 03, GDT2T_hap1 genome carries:
- the LOC103407998 gene encoding transcription elongation factor 1 homolog; protein product: MGKRKAKAKPAARKRTDKLDTVFCCPFCNHGSSVECRIDMKNLIGEAICCICQENFSTTVTALTEPIDIYSEWIDECERVNTVDDDGA